In one window of Spartinivicinus marinus DNA:
- a CDS encoding NCS1 family nucleobase:cation symporter-1, translating to MTATSHLSPNHSQSTSTIEHLALHDSAYYNPDIAPTLPCQRTWTKWHIAALWVGMAICVPTYMLGGVLTSYFGLSVGEALITILLANIVILIPLTLNACPGTQYGIPFPVVLRSSFGIVGSNIPCLIRALVACGWFGIQTLFGGLAIHILLSTFFDGWASLASVGEVIGFFIFLILNLIVVIKGANAIKWLETLSAPLLLLVGIGLMAWAMPHISMEQLLEEPAKRPATDSVWHYFFAGLTAMVGFWATLSLNIPDFSRYAQSQKAQITGQIIGLPLTMFFFAALGVVMTAASPTLVGETIADPIHLIGKIENPLIVAVSMSILIIATLSTNTAANVVSPTNDIQNIAPKYINQTTGVLLTGLIGVVLMSWELLKKLGLIASTVSVESLYSNWLIGYSCLLGPIAGIMIVDYFIIKQQRLDIRSLYTTDGHYPRFNKAGFIALIIPTLITFVAIMYNVIPWFYDYGWFTGSLTGGLIYYLVSPSSQTHYQLVTKSS from the coding sequence ATGACAGCCACTTCTCACTTGTCACCGAACCACTCCCAATCAACTTCAACCATAGAACATTTGGCTTTACATGACAGCGCTTACTACAATCCTGATATTGCTCCTACCTTGCCTTGCCAACGTACCTGGACAAAGTGGCATATTGCTGCGCTTTGGGTAGGCATGGCCATTTGTGTACCCACCTATATGCTAGGTGGCGTTCTCACAAGTTACTTTGGTTTAAGCGTAGGCGAGGCATTAATAACTATATTGCTCGCCAATATTGTCATTCTTATTCCATTAACGCTAAATGCTTGCCCTGGCACTCAGTATGGCATTCCATTTCCTGTCGTATTACGCTCTTCATTTGGCATAGTCGGTTCTAATATACCTTGTTTAATTCGCGCGCTGGTTGCCTGCGGCTGGTTTGGAATTCAAACTTTATTTGGGGGGCTAGCTATCCATATCCTGCTATCTACTTTTTTTGACGGCTGGGCAAGTTTGGCATCAGTAGGAGAAGTCATTGGCTTCTTTATTTTTTTAATATTAAACCTAATTGTTGTGATTAAAGGTGCCAACGCCATTAAGTGGCTAGAAACCCTTTCAGCACCACTGTTATTACTCGTAGGTATCGGGTTAATGGCTTGGGCAATGCCCCACATCTCAATGGAACAATTACTCGAAGAGCCTGCTAAACGTCCAGCAACAGATAGTGTTTGGCACTACTTTTTTGCAGGGTTAACCGCGATGGTTGGCTTTTGGGCTACCCTATCGTTAAATATTCCTGATTTTAGCCGTTATGCCCAAAGCCAAAAAGCACAAATTACCGGCCAAATCATAGGGCTGCCATTGACAATGTTTTTCTTTGCTGCACTGGGTGTTGTCATGACAGCTGCGTCTCCCACACTGGTCGGAGAAACCATTGCAGATCCGATCCATTTAATTGGAAAAATAGAAAACCCTCTGATTGTTGCAGTTTCTATGAGCATTTTAATTATTGCAACACTTTCTACCAATACAGCCGCTAATGTGGTTTCTCCCACCAATGATATTCAAAATATTGCCCCCAAATATATCAACCAAACCACAGGCGTACTACTAACGGGGTTGATTGGGGTAGTTCTAATGAGCTGGGAGTTATTAAAAAAGCTGGGCTTGATTGCCTCAACAGTAAGTGTAGAAAGCCTATATTCCAATTGGCTGATTGGTTACTCCTGTTTATTAGGCCCAATCGCCGGTATTATGATCGTTGACTATTTTATCATTAAGCAACAACGGCTCGATATTCGCTCACTGTATACCACGGATGGTCATTATCCTCGATTTAACAAAGCAGGCTTTATTGCCTTGATAATACCCACGCTCATCACGTTTGTTGCCATCATGTACAATGTCATACCTTGGTTTTACGACTATGGCTGGTTTACTGGCTCACTAACCGGAGGGTTAATATATTATCTGGTCAGCCCCAGCTCACAAACACATTATCAACTGGTAACAAAATCGTCATAA
- the cheB gene encoding chemotaxis-specific protein-glutamate methyltransferase CheB — MIKVLICDDSQVIVELLTAILESTNDFQVVGKAFNGKEAVALAKQLKPDIITMDIRMPVMNGFEATRLIMAEQPTPIVVVSASVNTSDLQITFKALEAGALSVIEKPQLSSNNAYQSINRELLDTLHAMAEVKVIHHHLHLKSLINSPHYQPVELATLKVEHYELIAIGCSTGGPIALIQLLKKLPVNFQLPILITQHISPGFVDGLIEWLNCYTALSVLKAVDGEKIEPGYIYFAPDHCHLTVIKKNNRLYCQLIDAPPVKGIRPSVNYLFNSIAVCCGQHAIAILLTGMGDDGAIGMEAIHQANGYTIIQDQPSAIVYGMPEAALSRKAVSAVVKLSEMAEFIIRLLYQNSK, encoded by the coding sequence ATGATTAAGGTACTGATTTGTGATGATTCTCAGGTAATAGTCGAGCTATTAACAGCTATTTTAGAAAGCACAAATGATTTCCAAGTAGTCGGCAAGGCTTTTAATGGCAAAGAAGCCGTTGCTCTGGCAAAACAACTAAAACCCGATATCATTACTATGGATATTCGTATGCCAGTGATGAATGGGTTTGAGGCGACTCGTCTTATCATGGCTGAACAGCCGACACCTATCGTCGTTGTGAGTGCTAGTGTTAACACTTCAGATTTACAAATAACGTTTAAAGCTTTAGAAGCTGGTGCTTTATCCGTTATCGAAAAGCCGCAGCTATCATCTAATAATGCTTATCAATCCATTAATCGGGAATTACTAGATACGTTACATGCAATGGCTGAAGTAAAAGTTATTCATCACCACTTGCATTTAAAGTCACTCATAAACAGTCCACATTACCAACCAGTGGAATTAGCAACATTAAAAGTTGAACATTATGAACTTATTGCCATTGGATGCTCTACTGGAGGGCCAATTGCACTTATTCAGCTGTTAAAAAAGCTACCTGTGAACTTTCAATTACCTATCCTCATTACTCAACATATCTCTCCTGGTTTTGTCGATGGTTTAATTGAATGGTTAAATTGCTACACAGCACTCTCTGTATTAAAGGCTGTAGATGGTGAAAAAATTGAGCCAGGTTATATTTATTTTGCACCTGACCATTGCCATTTGACCGTCATTAAAAAAAATAATCGTTTATATTGTCAACTTATTGATGCCCCTCCAGTTAAGGGGATCAGACCTTCTGTGAACTACCTGTTCAACTCTATTGCGGTCTGTTGTGGTCAACATGCTATTGCCATCTTATTAACAGGCATGGGAGACGATGGTGCTATTGGAATGGAGGCCATTCACCAAGCAAATGGTTATACTATAATTCAAGATCAACCCAGCGCTATCGTATATGGTATGCCAGAGGCTGCCTTATCAAGAAAGGCGGTTAGTGCTGTTGTCAAACTATCTGAAATGGCTGAGTTTATCATTCGACTTTTATATCAAAACTCAAAGTAA
- a CDS encoding ParB/RepB/Spo0J family partition protein, giving the protein MDDFWLQVDECKKLKAQGLTQKQIASQLGVSRSEISHWSRFATLNPMVKALLKVHRFKSSYIRHIVTLKEPQMQMQLIRLAAQNHWSVRKLEIEVKHLKEKKDGLFSVIDKSYQDIGKAVNQKTGLMVVVKERPGHKEEGLVAIVFKSKVELASILEKLAYH; this is encoded by the coding sequence ATGGATGACTTTTGGTTACAGGTAGATGAGTGCAAAAAACTCAAAGCTCAAGGATTGACACAAAAGCAAATTGCCAGCCAGCTAGGGGTGTCCAGGTCGGAAATATCTCATTGGTCAAGATTTGCTACATTAAATCCGATGGTAAAAGCACTGCTTAAAGTCCATCGATTTAAATCTTCTTATATCAGGCATATTGTGACTTTAAAAGAGCCACAAATGCAGATGCAACTGATTCGCCTCGCTGCTCAAAATCATTGGTCAGTGAGAAAACTGGAAATAGAAGTTAAGCACTTAAAGGAAAAAAAGGATGGCTTATTCAGCGTTATTGATAAATCGTATCAAGATATTGGTAAAGCCGTTAATCAAAAGACTGGGTTGATGGTAGTGGTAAAGGAGCGTCCTGGCCATAAGGAGGAAGGACTAGTGGCAATTGTTTTCAAAAGCAAAGTTGAATTAGCTAGTATTTTAGAAAAACTAGCATACCATTAA
- a CDS encoding substrate-binding periplasmic protein produces the protein MKKMFVVLLLLFIQPALSFANIKVLRADFRERPPLMFLENSQLAGPMVDILELLAKQLNYRLVWRKVPFQKSMTDARRGLIDIIPRVSYSKERESIVHFLKPLGYRQKDTLFIVLQDSPIMVSQLETLKRFKLGVKLETSYFEALDQSAEISKTAYRSFSAMVAGLASKEVNIIAVLEQDKDQIEQPINELSLPYRYLDYKHESKIPNYFAIAKRSPHYVDRDKFDSALKLLIKSGEVKRIFDEYKAPIVF, from the coding sequence ATGAAGAAGATGTTTGTTGTACTGCTTCTGTTGTTTATTCAACCAGCATTAAGTTTTGCGAATATTAAAGTTTTGCGGGCCGATTTTCGTGAACGACCACCACTGATGTTTTTAGAAAATAGTCAATTGGCTGGTCCTATGGTGGATATACTTGAGTTGCTGGCTAAGCAGCTAAATTATCGACTAGTATGGCGCAAAGTCCCTTTTCAAAAAAGTATGACTGATGCCCGTAGAGGTCTGATTGATATTATTCCAAGGGTATCTTATTCCAAAGAAAGAGAGTCGATTGTTCACTTTTTAAAGCCTCTTGGATACCGGCAAAAAGATACACTTTTTATCGTTTTGCAAGATAGCCCAATAATGGTGAGCCAGCTTGAAACCTTAAAACGATTTAAATTGGGTGTTAAACTTGAAACATCCTATTTTGAAGCCTTAGATCAGTCAGCAGAAATCAGTAAAACGGCCTACCGTAGTTTTTCGGCGATGGTAGCCGGTTTAGCAAGTAAGGAAGTAAATATTATTGCTGTTTTAGAACAAGATAAAGATCAAATTGAACAACCTATAAACGAGTTAAGTTTACCTTATCGTTATTTAGATTATAAACATGAAAGCAAAATTCCAAATTATTTTGCAATTGCCAAGCGCTCTCCACATTATGTGGATAGGGATAAATTTGATTCAGCATTAAAGTTATTGATTAAGTCAGGAGAAGTTAAGCGAATATTTGATGAATACAAAGCACCCATCGTATTTTAG
- a CDS encoding DUF6174 domain-containing protein — protein MALKKMLALALTTALSASVSANSIDPWSEDFTKDFKPEVATYLAKWYKNNYNDYTYIYRYFCFCAEAGKSFTVDVRDNKVKKVTYTDTNQEVPESFMSMFSTIDGLFVDLVKANKNAHKINVEFNSRHGNPTSVYIDDDPRIADEETSYVIDQIFPILP, from the coding sequence ATGGCACTAAAAAAAATGTTGGCACTTGCACTAACAACGGCGTTATCTGCTTCCGTTTCAGCTAATTCCATTGATCCCTGGAGTGAAGACTTCACTAAAGACTTTAAGCCAGAAGTCGCTACTTACTTAGCTAAATGGTATAAGAACAATTACAACGATTATACTTATATTTACCGCTATTTTTGCTTCTGTGCAGAAGCAGGTAAGTCATTTACGGTTGATGTAAGAGATAATAAAGTTAAAAAAGTCACCTATACAGATACTAACCAAGAAGTGCCTGAATCCTTTATGAGTATGTTTAGTACCATTGATGGACTTTTTGTTGACCTAGTAAAAGCCAATAAAAATGCTCATAAGATTAATGTTGAATTTAATTCACGTCACGGCAACCCAACAAGTGTTTATATTGATGATGATCCTCGCATTGCAGATGAAGAAACAAGCTATGTGATAGATCAAATATTTCCAATACTACCATAA
- a CDS encoding substrate-binding periplasmic protein — protein sequence MSSTTPQRFCQATKLFTICHILPIIFCHNLYANETVKICDDDGEWPPFIYYQRVNGKPDKSKLTGASVELIDAAFKLTSFSYSLHLLPWQRCLDEVNHFGKRGNFEALTNASFSMERAKKYYATTSIYQLHSGIFYSKDKFPDGPVINQPSDLNNFKLCGVLGYNYEYLYTKYGLNKNKTINTGANNIFSVLTMIANNRCDIFENSLEPIYGAVLLGKYTLPSNIASAPLVNVDNIDYHIHIAKTSPRAHKILTELNQAILILQHQGVSKKIFDKYLKSLRH from the coding sequence TTGTCCTCCACGACTCCCCAACGGTTCTGCCAAGCGACTAAACTTTTTACCATTTGTCATATACTGCCGATTATCTTTTGCCACAATCTTTATGCAAATGAAACTGTCAAAATCTGTGATGATGATGGGGAATGGCCTCCTTTTATTTACTACCAAAGAGTTAATGGTAAACCAGACAAAAGTAAACTCACTGGAGCCTCTGTTGAGCTGATTGATGCAGCGTTCAAGCTAACCAGTTTCTCTTATAGTTTGCACCTACTTCCTTGGCAGCGCTGCCTTGATGAAGTAAATCATTTTGGAAAACGAGGTAACTTTGAAGCACTCACCAATGCAAGCTTTAGCATGGAACGTGCGAAAAAGTACTATGCAACAACTTCAATCTATCAGTTACACAGTGGAATATTTTATTCAAAAGATAAGTTCCCCGATGGCCCTGTCATTAATCAGCCATCTGACCTTAATAACTTCAAACTCTGTGGAGTACTAGGTTACAATTACGAATACTTATACACAAAATATGGGCTTAATAAGAACAAAACCATTAATACCGGCGCTAATAATATTTTTTCTGTACTCACAATGATTGCGAATAACCGTTGTGATATTTTTGAAAATAGTCTTGAACCTATATATGGCGCTGTACTGTTAGGTAAATACACCTTACCTAGTAATATTGCCAGTGCCCCATTAGTCAATGTTGATAACATTGACTACCATATCCATATTGCAAAAACATCTCCACGTGCTCATAAAATACTCACAGAGCTTAACCAAGCTATTTTAATTTTACAGCATCAAGGGGTATCCAAAAAAATATTTGATAAGTATTTAAAGTCTCTCAGGCATTAA
- a CDS encoding tripartite tricarboxylate transporter substrate binding protein, translating into MPIISQSFRCRFNQLKASLCAVALALSVNSYAEKITDVHFLVPGGAGGGWDSTARATGTTLKEAGLINKVSYQNLSGGGGGKAIAYLIETARKQQNTLMVNSTPIVIRSLAGVFPQTFRDLTPIAATIADYGAFIVKNDAPYKDWKHLISEYQKSPAKVKFAGGSTRGSMDHLIAAAAVQNEGLNPRQLRYVPYDAGAKAMASLLSGETQVLSTGFGEALELAKSGQVRILAITAPERLKAAPDVPTLKEMGNPTVFANWRGFFAAPNIAKNKAEALAKLLADMQQTPAWNKTRDRYGWIDNYKANDDFIAFLNDQEKTMRTLMQTLGFLKK; encoded by the coding sequence ATGCCAATTATTTCTCAATCTTTCCGCTGTCGCTTTAACCAACTCAAAGCTTCTCTCTGTGCTGTAGCGCTGGCTTTAAGCGTTAATAGTTATGCGGAAAAAATAACCGATGTTCACTTTCTTGTTCCAGGTGGTGCTGGCGGTGGTTGGGACTCAACAGCCCGAGCCACAGGCACAACGCTTAAAGAAGCCGGTTTAATCAATAAAGTGTCCTATCAAAACCTTTCAGGTGGAGGCGGCGGCAAAGCCATTGCTTATCTAATAGAAACAGCCAGAAAACAGCAAAACACATTAATGGTTAATTCTACGCCTATTGTGATTCGCTCATTGGCTGGCGTATTTCCCCAAACATTTAGAGATTTAACCCCTATTGCAGCCACTATTGCCGACTATGGTGCATTTATCGTTAAAAATGATGCCCCTTACAAGGACTGGAAACACCTAATTTCAGAATACCAAAAATCACCTGCTAAAGTGAAATTCGCTGGTGGTTCTACCCGTGGTAGCATGGACCATTTAATTGCAGCGGCGGCAGTCCAAAATGAGGGACTAAACCCACGTCAACTGCGTTATGTACCTTATGATGCTGGAGCCAAGGCCATGGCGTCATTACTCTCTGGGGAAACCCAAGTTCTTTCTACAGGTTTTGGTGAAGCATTGGAACTAGCGAAATCAGGCCAAGTGAGAATATTAGCGATTACTGCACCAGAGCGCTTGAAAGCAGCACCCGATGTTCCCACCCTAAAAGAAATGGGCAATCCAACTGTATTTGCTAACTGGCGTGGTTTTTTCGCAGCGCCTAATATTGCCAAAAACAAAGCAGAAGCACTGGCAAAATTACTTGCAGATATGCAGCAAACCCCTGCTTGGAATAAAACCCGTGATCGCTATGGCTGGATTGATAACTATAAAGCCAATGATGACTTTATTGCATTTCTTAATGACCAAGAAAAAACCATGCGCACCCTCATGCAAACACTTGGTTTTCTAAAAAAATAA
- a CDS encoding TfoX/Sxy family DNA transformation protein: MKQSELTQFRNIGKTVAKRLASINIKTFDDLAKVGSATAYQMLSADTGQRLPVCYYLYSLEGALQDRHWDDFSEEEKYQLRVAAGVVS; this comes from the coding sequence ATGAAACAAAGTGAGCTAACCCAGTTCCGCAATATAGGAAAAACAGTTGCCAAACGGCTAGCCAGTATCAATATTAAGACCTTTGACGATTTAGCAAAAGTGGGCTCAGCCACTGCTTACCAAATGTTATCTGCAGATACTGGACAGCGTTTGCCGGTCTGCTATTACTTGTACTCTCTAGAAGGTGCTTTGCAAGACCGGCATTGGGATGATTTTTCGGAAGAAGAAAAATATCAGTTACGAGTAGCTGCAGGGGTAGTAAGCTAA
- a CDS encoding tripartite tricarboxylate transporter TctB family protein: MLTTDRIGGMVFLALSLGYGYCTTLIPDYPGSEFEPVTAKTFPYILSVLGCIVAFCLLVVPAQNNDKKHTQPFNWYTTLALLLAMAVYGLIVDWIGFILATILFLITGYRILGEKRLKVLSLASIPVVIAFWLFLTQALDVYLASGRLFDGLGG; the protein is encoded by the coding sequence ATGCTCACCACCGATCGAATTGGCGGAATGGTATTTTTAGCATTGTCGCTGGGCTATGGTTATTGTACCACTTTGATTCCAGACTATCCTGGCTCAGAGTTTGAGCCAGTGACAGCAAAAACCTTCCCTTATATTCTTAGTGTACTAGGCTGTATTGTTGCTTTTTGCTTACTTGTTGTCCCTGCTCAAAATAACGATAAGAAACACACTCAGCCATTTAACTGGTATACGACTCTTGCTTTACTACTAGCAATGGCCGTTTATGGTCTTATAGTGGACTGGATTGGTTTTATTTTAGCCACTATTTTATTTTTAATTACCGGCTATCGCATCCTTGGAGAAAAACGACTCAAAGTTTTATCACTTGCTTCTATACCTGTTGTTATTGCTTTTTGGCTGTTTCTCACCCAAGCACTAGATGTATACCTAGCATCTGGTCGGTTGTTTGATGGATTAGGGGGATAA
- a CDS encoding hybrid sensor histidine kinase/response regulator codes for MPLDKDLIQRLLVTFAVELEEQCQIITDKLLFTEQNSCNEEELNNNYNTIFRSAHNIKGAATGIELQELADIAHHIESIISQLKENKQPPQSDTIDLFLKSLDGMKSILSAKQQNIDFPDNVKPLIEQLAQHKISADALSTKSAMDTVQPTQEPGNSLSAEPPTARQPTPELTEKPTNSLAKSSATAPIFKKNEIVKINLDKLTKIDALSEELQVTKIEMENNLVLLNNFQVIVRDFLSIWKKAQPAWCRMATEKLPVEISQLLCDGNKTVSTINNITSTLYKNFRSTSNQLGVLSTALQGNVRIMRLVPAATLFTPLTRTVRDIAKELGKEINLSVTGDEIEIDRSVLEGIHDPVVHLLRNAIDHGIELPADRLQTGKSKAGQLTVTIQSHGSEIIIIIKDDGTGLNVPQIAKVALKNKIISEKALEKLSDDEVIDLIFCPGFSTKETITKISGRGVGLDIVRENIKNLKGNILVSTEKNKGTSFTLHLPVTLATEHGLLIRTSETIFAIPTTAVERVREIDEHQIIQVEACLAILYENKAVPLRKLTTILNLPEKNTAQDDNHYSVVIIAKGWSMVALMVDEVIGEREIIIKPLQPPLMSVKNIIGGAFMGSGNIVMVLNPADLVDSALNSIIHISHITKPITQEKKKQARILVVDDSITTRTLEQNILESVGYKVSVTVDGLQAWKLVQQESFDLIVADVEMPEMNGFQLTEKIKSNEKYASIPVIIVSSLANEEDQRRGLAVGADAYIVKGQFETKVLLETVSRVLTTYGYQAA; via the coding sequence ATGCCACTAGATAAAGACCTTATCCAACGTTTACTTGTCACCTTTGCCGTTGAACTTGAAGAGCAATGCCAAATAATTACAGATAAACTGCTGTTCACCGAGCAAAATTCATGCAACGAAGAAGAGCTGAATAATAATTACAATACTATTTTTCGCTCAGCGCATAACATAAAAGGCGCTGCAACGGGTATAGAGCTACAAGAATTAGCCGATATTGCTCACCATATCGAATCAATCATTAGCCAGCTTAAAGAAAATAAACAACCGCCTCAATCTGACACAATTGACTTATTCCTTAAATCGCTTGATGGAATGAAAAGCATTTTATCTGCAAAACAGCAAAATATTGATTTCCCTGATAATGTTAAACCACTTATTGAACAGCTAGCTCAACATAAAATATCAGCAGATGCTTTATCAACAAAATCTGCAATGGATACAGTTCAACCAACACAAGAGCCGGGTAACTCATTGTCGGCGGAGCCACCAACCGCTCGCCAGCCAACACCAGAACTTACGGAAAAACCAACCAATAGTTTGGCAAAGAGTAGTGCTACAGCACCTATTTTCAAAAAAAATGAAATTGTAAAAATCAACTTAGATAAACTAACAAAAATAGATGCATTATCTGAAGAATTACAAGTTACTAAAATTGAAATGGAGAATAATCTTGTATTACTAAACAATTTTCAAGTAATCGTAAGGGATTTTCTATCAATCTGGAAAAAAGCACAGCCTGCTTGGTGTAGAATGGCCACTGAGAAGTTACCCGTGGAGATATCTCAATTACTTTGCGATGGTAATAAAACTGTTTCAACGATTAATAACATCACATCAACCTTATATAAAAATTTTCGTTCTACCAGTAATCAATTAGGTGTCCTTTCAACAGCACTCCAAGGTAATGTACGAATTATGCGGTTAGTTCCTGCTGCAACCCTATTCACGCCTTTAACAAGAACAGTACGAGATATCGCTAAAGAGCTTGGCAAAGAAATCAATTTATCTGTAACAGGGGATGAAATTGAAATTGATCGGAGTGTATTAGAAGGTATTCATGACCCTGTAGTCCACTTACTACGTAATGCTATTGATCATGGTATAGAGCTACCCGCTGATCGACTACAAACAGGAAAATCTAAAGCAGGCCAATTAACTGTCACCATCCAAAGCCATGGAAGTGAAATCATTATTATCATTAAAGATGATGGCACCGGGCTCAATGTACCTCAAATTGCTAAAGTTGCTTTAAAAAATAAAATCATTTCTGAAAAAGCATTAGAAAAATTAAGCGATGATGAAGTGATAGACTTAATTTTCTGTCCAGGATTTTCCACCAAAGAAACCATCACAAAAATCTCTGGTCGTGGTGTTGGACTTGACATCGTTCGGGAAAACATAAAAAATTTAAAAGGCAATATTTTAGTTTCAACAGAAAAAAATAAAGGAACAAGTTTTACATTACACTTACCCGTAACTCTTGCTACAGAGCATGGGTTATTAATTCGAACCAGTGAAACCATTTTTGCTATTCCCACGACGGCTGTTGAGCGAGTTAGAGAAATTGACGAACACCAAATTATACAAGTAGAAGCTTGCCTTGCAATTTTATATGAAAATAAAGCGGTTCCCTTACGCAAACTCACAACAATTTTAAACTTACCCGAAAAAAATACAGCTCAAGACGACAATCATTACTCAGTTGTCATTATCGCTAAAGGTTGGAGCATGGTCGCACTCATGGTAGATGAAGTTATTGGTGAACGGGAAATTATTATTAAACCCTTGCAACCTCCTTTAATGTCTGTCAAAAATATCATTGGAGGTGCCTTTATGGGTAGTGGTAATATCGTCATGGTATTAAACCCTGCTGATTTGGTAGATTCGGCTTTAAATTCCATCATACACATTTCTCACATTACCAAGCCCATCACTCAAGAGAAAAAAAAGCAAGCACGTATTTTAGTTGTCGATGACTCCATTACCACACGCACATTAGAACAAAATATCTTGGAAAGTGTAGGCTATAAAGTCAGTGTAACGGTAGATGGTTTGCAAGCCTGGAAACTGGTTCAGCAAGAGTCATTTGATCTCATCGTTGCCGACGTTGAGATGCCAGAAATGAATGGGTTTCAGCTAACTGAAAAGATTAAATCTAATGAGAAATATGCCTCTATACCCGTTATTATTGTCAGCTCGTTAGCCAACGAGGAAGATCAACGTCGAGGCTTAGCTGTTGGTGCAGATGCTTATATCGTTAAAGGCCAGTTTGAAACTAAAGTATTACTAGAAACGGTATCTAGGGTTTTAACAACTTATGGATATCAAGCAGCCTAA